From the Athene noctua chromosome 22, bAthNoc1.hap1.1, whole genome shotgun sequence genome, one window contains:
- the HTR6 gene encoding 5-hydroxytryptamine receptor 6, whose amino-acid sequence MEGDLGAPNASVLGERSLLVGSSWVAAFLCFIILLTTAGNFLLILLIVTQRSLRNTSNYFLVSLFMSDLMVGLVVMPPAMLNQLYGRWVLRGDFCSLWYSFDVMCCSASILNLCVISLDRYLLIISPLKYKLRMTSCRALWLILATWTLAALASFLPIKMGWHELEFEVRSPNVTSRGDEDQCRLLVSLPYALVASCLTFFLPSTAISFTYCRILLAARKQAVQVASLASNVATTTTTDETTPQVPRPPSQPVASSESRRFANKHSKKALKASLTLGILLGMFFVAWLPFFVTNVAQAVCSCVPAGFFDVLTWLGYCNSTMNPIIYPLFMRDFKRAMGKYLPCCRHSGEPRPSAISLSMRNSNSGPRAATSLKNVLTLQAETDSVDSGVLGNEQSLLPAAEGSPPPPAPRARFVNLFEAEPPDTERQPRQLGTPVA is encoded by the exons ATGGAGGGTGATTTGGGGGCCCCCAACGCCAGCGTGCTGGGGGAGCGCTcgctgctggtggggagcagctgggtggcCGCTTTCCTCTGCTTCATCATCCTGCTGACCACGGCGGGGaacttcctcctcatcctcctcatcgtCACCCAGCGCTCTCTCCGCAACACCTCCAACTACTTCCTGGTGTCCCTCTTCATGTCTGACCTGATGGTGGGGCTGGTGGTCATGCCCCCGGCCATGCTCAACCAGCTCTACGGccgctgggtgctgcggggtgactTCTGCTCCCTCTGGTACTCCTTCGATGTCATGTGCTGCAGCGCCTCCATCCTCAACCTCTGCGTCATCAGCTTGGACCGCTACCTGCTCATCATCTCCCCCCTCAAGTACAAGCTGCGGATGACCTCCTGCAGAGCCCTCTGGCTCATCCTGGCCACCTGGACCTTGGCCGCGCTGGCCTCCTTCCTACCCATCAAGATGGGTTGGCACGAGCTGGAGTTTGAGGTCCGGTCCCCAAACGTCACCTCCCGGGGGGACGAGGACCAGTGCCGGCTGCTGGTCAGCTTGCCCTATGCCTTGGTGGCCTCCTGCCTGACTTTCTTCCTCCCGTCCACTGCCATCTCCTTCACCTACTGCCGCATCCTCCTGGCAGCCCGCAAGCAAGCGGTGCAGGTGGCTTCCCTCGCCTCCAACgtggccaccaccaccaccaccgacGAGACCACGCCGCAG GTTCCCCGCCCCCCGAGCCAGCCCGTGGCCAGCAGCGAGAGCAGGAGGTTTGCCAACAAGCACAGCAAGAAGGCGCTGAAAGCCAGCCTGACGTTGGGAATCCTCCTGGGCATGTTCTTCGTGGCTTGGCTTCCCTTCTTCGTCACCAACGTGGCGCAG GCAGTCTGCAGCTGCGTCCCAGCCGGCTTCTTTGATGTGCTGACCTGGCTCGGGTACTGCAACAGCACCATGAACCCCATCATCTACCCGCTCTTCATGAGGGACTTCAAGAGGGCCATGGGCAAATACCTGCCCTGCTGCCGGCACTCAGGGGAGCCCCGTCCCAGCGCAATCTCCCTCTCCATGAGGAACTCCAACAGCGGACCCCGCGCCGCCACCTCCCTCAAGAACGTCCTCACCTTGCAGGCCGAGACCGACTCGGTGGACTCCGGGGTGCTGGGGAATGAACAGAGCCTGCTGCCGGCCGCCGAGGGctccccgcctcccccggccccccgcgcaCGCTTCGTCAACCTTTTCGAGGCGGAGCCCCCGGACACGGAGCGGCAGCCCAGGCAGCTCGGCACCCCCGTGGCCTGA
- the NBL1 gene encoding neuroblastoma suppressor of tumorigenicity 1: protein MCPPSPGCCRILAELAMMLWFVVGALFPALLLAAPPPINKLALFPDKSAWCEAKNITQIVGHSGCESKSIQNRACLGQCFSYSVPNTFPQSTESLVHCDSCMPAQSMWEIVTLDCPGNDEIPRVDKLVEKILHCSCQACGKEPSHEGALFNVYLNAEENMPAEGPSPHHYAHHQQEVEEPPASSHHHHEEEADE from the exons TTGTAGGATTTTGGCAGAGCTGGCCATGATGTTATGGTTCGTGGTTGGGGCCCTCTTCCCAGCGCTGCTCCTGGCCGCGCCGCCCCCCATAAACAAGCTCGCCCTCTTCCCGGACAAGAGCGCTTGGTGCGAGGCCAAGAACATCACCCAGATCGTGGGGCACAGCGGCTGCGAGTCCAAGTCCATCCAGAACAG GGCCTGCCTGGGACAGTGTTTCAGCTACAGCGTCCCCAACACCTTCCCTCAGTCCACAGAGTCCCTGGTTCACTGCGACTCCTGCATGCCAGCCCAGTCCATGTGGGAAATC GTGACACTGGACTGTCCAGGCAATGATGAGATCCCCAGGGTTGACAAGCTGGTGGAGAAGATACTTCACTGTAGCTGCCAGGCTTGCGGGAAGGAGCCGAGCCACGAGGGAGCCCTGTTCAACGTCTACCTGAACGCGGAGGAGAACATGCCGGCCGAAGGTCCCAGCCCCCATCACTATGCCCACCACCAACAGGAGGTGGAAGAACCTCCTGCCTCCAGCCACCACCATCACGAGGAGGAGGCCGACGAGTGA